The following nucleotide sequence is from Acidobacteriota bacterium.
CGGCGATCCCGACCCCGTTTGGACGGTGGCCCGCCAACTGAGTCCCGATGTGATGGTCAGCGCCGACGGCCCCCGGGGGCTGCAAGAGGGCGATTTCGAGTTCTTCCTGGGCGAACTGCACTGCGGAAACACCCTGACCTGGTCGGCCCTGGCCGCCCAACATCCCAACCTGGACGAATTGCTGGACGCCTTGGGCGAAGATACCGCGGGCGAGACCTGCGTCCTCAGGCAGGTGCCCCGGCGCGGCTGGCTGGCGCGGGCCAACCTGATGCTGGTGCACCCATCCCATTGGCGATACGAAACCGGAGAGGACATGGGCAGCCTGCCGGGATGCCGCCCCCTGCCCGCCGGAATGCTGCTGGCCACTCCCCAAGGGCCGGGCGGGGATATCCTTTTTCAGGCCCGAGACGGGTCCTTCGAATGCGACGCCCTGGAAGTGTTCAGCGACTGGCTGCTGCCCCCCATCAACGAGATTCTCAGCAACATCCGTCCCCATAGCCGCCATACCCGTCGCGCCACTTTGGGACGACTGACCATCGTGCGCGAACGCTGGGACTTGACCACGGAGGACATGCCTTTCCTGGAAGAAAACGAACGCGATCGGCAGTTCGCCGCCGTTCGCGCCTGGGCGCAGCGACACGGCATGCCGCGCTGGGTCTTCTTCAAGACGCCGGCCGAGCCCAAGCCTTGCTATCTCGACTTCGACAGTCCCGCCTATGTGGAGATCTTCGCCAGATTCGTCAAACTCATGGAAGACGGCCAAACCGTCAAGGTGGTGGAAATGAAACCTCAGGTCGACGAGACCTGGCTGCGGGACGGCCACGATACCAGCTACACCAGCGAGCTGCGGATCGTAGCCCAACGGCGCCAAAGAACTGAAGGGGGGCGCTGATCGAGACTGGCTAAGCCCCAAGGGTGGCCGTGGCCTGTGAGCGTGGCGGCGGCCCGTCCGATTCCCTGCTTCTATCGCTCGCTAGGATGACGCAACATGAATCAGAAGAAGAAACCCAGAGTCTTGTTGTTCCATTGTGAACGTTTCGCCTTCTCCAAGCTTCAGCAGGAGGACCTCTTCGACATCACGTTAGTGGTCAAGAGCGAGGCCGCCAAAGACCGGGTCGACACCAGCTACACCAGAAACGTACACATCGTCGATCATATGGACTCGGAAGGTCTGGTCGCCTTGGGCCGCCAACTGCACGCCGAAGCGCCTCTCGATGCCGTTTTCGCTCTTCGCGACGAACCGGCGCTGCCCGCTGCCCAGATCTGCCGGGAACTGGGAATCGCGGGCGTCAGCGGCGAGGCCGTGGCCACCGTCGATTCCAAGGCACGCCTCAGGAAGCTGCTCAACTCGCGCGGCATCGGGTCCGTCCGCTTCCAGGTCGTACCCCAACCGGTCAAGGACGTGTCAGCACTGGTGGAGGCCATCGGATTGCCTTTGATCTGCAAGCCTCACAACAGTTCGGGCAGCATCCTGGTCCGCAAGTGCAACACAAGGGAGGAACTGGAGGATTATCTCGATGAATATCCCTTCGAAGCGCCGCTGCTGGTAGAGGAGTTCCTGGAAGGGCGCGAGTACTCGGTGGAAAGCTTCACTCGGGACGGGCGGCACCACGTGGTGGCCATCACCGAGAAATTCACCACCGGCGCTCCCAACTTCGTGGAGACGGGGCATATCGTCCCGGCAGCCCTGAGCGAGCAGGAAAGGGACCAGATCGTGGGCGTCGTGCTGCAGCTTCTGGAAGCCCTGGAACTCGACCTGGGGCCTACCCACACCGAAGTCATGCTGACCGCCACTGGACCCAGGATCATCGAGTCCCACATCCGGCCGGGAGGGGACGGGATTGAACAGCTCGTCGATGAGGCCTATGATTTCGTCATGACGACCGAGACCCTTAAAGGGCTGACCGGACTGCCCATGAAGATGCCCTTGAGCCGCGCCCGATGTCATGTGACCTCGCAGTTCTTCGGGTTTCCCTCGGGCACGCTGAAGCGGGCCGAGGGTTTCGAGGAAATGTCCAAGAAAGAGGGGGTCAAGGTCTTTCAATTCCCCTACTCGCCCGGCGATCATATGCGTCTGGTCCGAAGCTCTCATACCCGGCACGGCTATTTCGGGTGCGTGGCCGACAGCCGCCAAGACCTGGACCGCCTGATCAACGAGATCCGAGCCGGCTGCAGAGTGGAGGTGGAAGTCGAGGAGTAAGGGTGGGAATCTTCCAGGAAATCGGGGTCAAGCCGTTCATCAACGCCGTCGCCACTCACACCCGCTACGGCGGGGCCATCATGGCGCCTCCCGTGGTGGAGGCCATGACCGAGGCCGCCCGCCATTCGGTCAACCTCTACGAGCTGCAGGAGGCGGCCGGACGCGCCATCGCCTCCATGACCCGCAACGAGGCCTGCTACATTTCCTGCGGAGCCACCTCGGGAGTGCAGTTGGCGGTGGCCGCCTGTATGGTGGGCAGCGACGAGGAGGCGGCTTCCCGACTGCCCTGCCGGGGCCGGCGCTTCAATGTCGTGATGCAGGCCTCGCAGCAGGGAACCGAGGCCGATACCGCCGTCCGCAACACCGGGGCCGAGATCCGTCTGGCCGGCAGTCCCTCGGGCGTCACCGCCGATCAACTGTCGGCGGCCATCGACAGCGACACCGCCGCCGTGGTGACCCTCGATTGGGAAGGCGACAATGTGGTCGAAGTCGCTCAGGTGGTGGAAGCCGCGCGCCCTCGCCGGGTGCCTGTGATCGTCGACGGAGCCGACTGCGTCCCGCCCTCTTCTCATTTCTGGAGGTATACCCGCGATTGCGGAGCCGACGCTCTGGTCGTCAGCGGCGGGAAACGCTTGCGCGGTCCCCAGAACACGGGACTGGTGCTGGGCAGCCGCAAGATCATCGGGGACTGTACCTTCCTTGGCAACCCCAACGACCGCTTCGGCCGCTCCATGAAGGTCAGCAAAGAAGCCATGGCCGGCATCTACGCCGCCGTCAGGCATCTTCTGGCCAACGAAAAGGAGGAAGCCGAGGCCGCCTCCGCCCGGGCCCGGACCTTGCACAAGGGCCTGTCCGGCTTGGCCGATGTCTCCGTCCGCCGCACGGGTCACGAGGTGCAAGTCCGGCTGCACGCCCCGCGGCTTTCCGACAGCCAGATCCGCTCCCGCCTGTTGGAGGGAGACTCGCCTGTTCTGGCCTTCTGCCG
It contains:
- a CDS encoding ATP-grasp domain-containing protein, coding for MNQKKKPRVLLFHCERFAFSKLQQEDLFDITLVVKSEAAKDRVDTSYTRNVHIVDHMDSEGLVALGRQLHAEAPLDAVFALRDEPALPAAQICRELGIAGVSGEAVATVDSKARLRKLLNSRGIGSVRFQVVPQPVKDVSALVEAIGLPLICKPHNSSGSILVRKCNTREELEDYLDEYPFEAPLLVEEFLEGREYSVESFTRDGRHHVVAITEKFTTGAPNFVETGHIVPAALSEQERDQIVGVVLQLLEALELDLGPTHTEVMLTATGPRIIESHIRPGGDGIEQLVDEAYDFVMTTETLKGLTGLPMKMPLSRARCHVTSQFFGFPSGTLKRAEGFEEMSKKEGVKVFQFPYSPGDHMRLVRSSHTRHGYFGCVADSRQDLDRLINEIRAGCRVEVEVEE
- a CDS encoding aminotransferase class V-fold PLP-dependent enzyme — its product is MGIFQEIGVKPFINAVATHTRYGGAIMAPPVVEAMTEAARHSVNLYELQEAAGRAIASMTRNEACYISCGATSGVQLAVAACMVGSDEEAASRLPCRGRRFNVVMQASQQGTEADTAVRNTGAEIRLAGSPSGVTADQLSAAIDSDTAAVVTLDWEGDNVVEVAQVVEAARPRRVPVIVDGADCVPPSSHFWRYTRDCGADALVVSGGKRLRGPQNTGLVLGSRKIIGDCTFLGNPNDRFGRSMKVSKEAMAGIYAAVRHLLANEKEEAEAASARARTLHKGLSGLADVSVRRTGHEVQVRLHAPRLSDSQIRSRLLEGDSPVLAFCRNQTLRIDASLLQPGQETTLLRRLLQVLA